The genomic stretch TGCTTAATCATATACAGTTAATGAAATTCATATATGTTTCCACAGCGTCAAACCATCTTAGCATCTACACAAGACCAACATAAAAAAGAGATATACCTTGAGGATTGCGGGTTCAACAGAGTTCGGTCCTCTAGATGAAAAATAGGCCACTTTGGCTGAGAAAGGTCTTCCAACAACTGTTTTAGAAGGGCTCAACTTTACAAGAGGATATCTGTGCAGAAAAATGATCCCATTTGGGTATTTCAAAATAATGAAATGTAGATAATAAACAAAGTTGATAAAAACGATCACCTTACCTGTTATACCGAATATAGTTGACGATTCTAGTGCCAACATCAAAATCTACTTCAACGCAAGGAAAATCACCAGGACATGGAAATAAGGCATTGAATGGATGCCTTGCAACAATAAGTCCAACTCCACCAGCTTCTTTGACAGTGGCTGCTGCAATCTGTTCAGCAGCTACCGGATTCATTGAGGTGAAACACACCACTACTTTTCCAGCAACCTTGGTCTCATTTAGTGACAGGGATTCACAAACTTTGCAAAAGGGTATTTCAGAACAAGATCAACACTACAAATTAATTTTATTCTATAAATGAAAACTCATTATCATAGCATATTTAGCTAACCCAAATGCAGTTGGGTCAAGCCCTTTAGACTCTGGATACCAAGCCTGTCATACCAATCTCAGTTCTAGTAAGCAACGTTTCCCCCTGCAAGAACAAGTCAGATCAACATATTTCAGTTCATTCTTCTGAATAATATAACAAATTGTCAAAATCCCagtaaaaaaattaacaattatGATAATACCATGAAAGATTGATTGTTTCCAAGAGTGATACGAGTAAGAAAAGCTCGGTCTATGGAGTTAGCCGCAACAGACAATATCCAAGGAGCAATGTTATTGACAGTCAAAGCTGAAGGTCCACTATTTCCAGCAGCACAAACAACAATAATCCCTTTGGCCACAGCATGAAACGACCCAATTGAGATACCGTCTCGTTCATCGACACTAGAATATATGGGAATCCAACTCCCTATCAAAAGCGACAATATATCAACTCCGTCGTGTATGGCTTTATCAAACGCCTTAAGTATATCCGCCGACGAACACCCCGTGCCGGGAACATTCCAGCAGACCTTGTACACCGCCACGCGTGCATTCGGAGCACCGCCGCGTGCCGTGCCGTTGGCGAGGCCTTTGTAGCTGACATTGCCCACAAACGAACCAGCGGCGGTGCTGGCCGTCTGCGTGCCATGGCCATTTGCGTCTCTCGGGGAGAAGTATTCGATTAGTCCTGAAGAGTTAAGGGGCAGGCCGTACCCGGCCAAGAACCCATTAATGAACCAGCGTGCTCCGATGATTTTTCTGTTACAATGCTTTGCCGGGTCGAAGTTTTTGCCAGATTCGCATCCTTTCCAGCGAGACGGTACTGGGCCGAGCCCATTGTCGTTGAATGATTGAGATTCGGGCCATATTCCTGAACGTGGGTTGTGTTAGAGCTCATTATAGAAAAGATGAAATTACAcccaaatatggttttttttttgaaaaatatgacggtttttttctttttaagttttttatggtatatatttttttgtttacatttttataggagtttttttctctttttttttctcatatatttgtaatattttatttttatatcatattttatattttatgcaattttagtagctagttttaatatattttgaagttatttttataattttaatctatttgtaatatttttttattattcatattttataaaacgtttttttatattatttttttaaaattgagaCCTTATTCACCATgctttttattcttattttattttttccttctatttttttatcttcttcaacaTTTTTATGTGGTAGTAATCGTATGTCACTGTCAATTTTTTTAGTGAAGTGTGGTAAtaggttaccactatcaaaatcaattttattttttgagtGATGTGGTGGTAaattgttacaactataaaaataattttgatttttttagtaatgtatcATTATTAAAATACCAACTGAATTGTAACttgttacttagtgagatttggaaaaaaaaaacccatattaaaaaaatactaaattgaTCGTGAAGGTAACCGGTTACAGCtagatcttaaaaaaaattagatctgaAAAAATGAATCCAGTTGCGATGGTAATCAGTTACTTAGGCAGACCTTTAAAAAAAATAGGATCCGAACAAAAAATCTTAACTGATCATAATCGTAATTGGTTACAACTAGGTTTGAAAAAaagaatctaaaaaaaaaagaaccagTCACCATGGTACAAGTTACTTAGTCAGGTGTGGAATCAAAATTAGATTTacccaaaaaatatataaatttatggtTATCTTAACTGGTTAACACTAGGTTTAAAAAAATTCAGATATGGATAAAAGAAATTAGTCGCCATGTTATCTAGTTACTTAAACAAGTCTGAAAAAAATCAgttttgaacaaaaaaaaaaaaaaactgaacaaATCGTGATGGTAACCAATTATAGTTATggttggaagaaaaaaaatcagatctgaagtacaaaatcaaatttaaaatacaaaatcaaatgtgaaaaagaagaagaagaacaaatacaaaaaaaaaaaaaaaaacattaaaagaagaagaagaagaagaaatagattGAATAAGATAACTGGTTATAGCTAGGTCCACAAAAAACTCAGATTTGAAAATAAAACCAGATCGTgatagtaactggttacttagacaGATCTGGAAAAAAAACCAGATCTGAAACAACAAAGAAaacgaagaagaaaaagaagaacatgaataaagaagaagaagaacgcaaagaaaaagaagaagaacgcgacgaagaaaaagaagaataatgcgaagaagaagaataagacaAATCGGAGATAGCATCGACGGTGACTAGAGGTACGATGTCCGTTTTTGGTTGTCGGTGTGAGAGAGATCCCATTGTTGTGAGAGAAAGTGGTTGGTTGTCATTGTTGTGAGAGAAAACGAAGAGAGTGAGTGAAAGATACATGAGGGAGAAAGGAAAGTAAGAGAAAAATAGTGTATTTTTGTTTACGGTATTTTGTGGGATtcccatattttaaactttttttttctagAATTACCATATTTTATGGCATAAGTTTTATGCCTATAAATATAGAAGTTAACTtgttttttcccatatttttgtaaagtgtCCTATagataaactaaaaaaaatgcaaCCATTTAGAACACTCACAATGGTTGATTAATATTAGCTAAAGCTATAAAATTTAGCTCAAAATCATAAAAACACATTCTATTGGATGAGTTAAACCACTCATCTATTTTAGTGCACCGTATTTCTAATTCTACATATAGCTAAAGTGTACCTCTATTTCaaatatttattgttattattttttgtcCTTTTCATTTTTCTCTTTctaaattaattgtttttttattatttatcttcatttattattattttaattaataaaaatatttaaaatataatatttaaatagtgtagagagaaaatataaaaaagttgATGTATGATGTAATGTAAAAGTTAgatgtaaaatagaaaaagtaaTGTTTTGTAGATGTATTTTGAAGGATAGAGTATCCGTTGGGAGTGCTGAGACTATTTAATATTATAGTAATTGAGAGTTTTCTACACACCATATTATAACGTAGtagttgttttttgtttttatttttgtttttttaataaggTAGTAGTAGTGAAGCACACGGGCTAAGGAATTAGTAGGGAGAGCTCCCTCATCCCCGCTCCTATCTCTGCAAATTCCTCGTCAAGGACGGGGTGGGGAATCCCCAAGGaatctatttaattataaataaaatttatattaaaaatttaaatataaaaaaagtaaattacataaaaattaaaatattacacattgttgtccgtgttttcaccactGGACACGTGACAGTCATTAGATGAGTAATTGAGCTCTTCGAGCACTAATGATGTTTCGTAGAGCTCGCGTAGAGCTCCTCGGAGTGTAAAAATTCTCTGCGTACTATGATCTGAGCAGACGTGGATGTCTCCAAGCGAAGCCATGCTCCGAGGTCCGTCCTCGAGATGCGGATATCTCCAAGCGGGGCCACGTCCTGTGGTCTGTTTCCAaggcgtggatgtctccaagtgaggccatgctcACTTTCTTCATTCATTAATTCTCCAGGTCCAGGATTTTGTCCTCAGGACATGGAATAACTGTCAGGTGTCAATCACTGCAGTTGTGGCCCACCAAAagatcgtctgacaacttttggtaAGCCTCaagtagtggtgtcgagttcgtacactcgataatcgacatttcccacaatgCTGCCTGACATGGGCGAACGTTCAACCATATTCAGACACTGTCAGATACCTGTTCCCTGCAAAGTTGGTGGGCAACTTTCTACAAATGGACCTTATGCAATCCGCCTGAGCCCATGGTCTTTATTAGTGCATCCCCATGTAATTAATTATCATTTACTCCCCAAATAATCGGGAATGTtgtattaattatccattaagGACATTAATGACCCAGATCCCTATAAATAGGGGTGGGATATTtctttgtaaatggtttagaACTTTGACTGGTTAAGCATTGTAAACTTAGAGCAATATATACGGTGCCTGAGaatccattgaagcttgctcaaacaagctttaaaatcactaataccaaagactcgtggactagagctCTTTTATAGCCTAATTCACATAAAACCTATGTGTTATTTTCTTCTTTATACTGTCAAGTTTTTAGATTAGGTTGACAGTGAAAAaggtagtcaacattttggtgctttcattaagagcttgaAGAAGACGACCATGGTGATCGCTAGACAGGATGCACCAGAAGATGTACATCCTCCCGCCGGGGCTGAGGGAGGAGAAACCAACTGTCCACCTCCACAAGACCTCCCGGAGATGGTCCAGAAGGATTAGAAAAAAAATGTGGATTACGACAGTGCAGACGACGATGGCGATGACAAATACTATGAGGAGGATTATCCTCAGCCTAAGGACACGAAGGACCCGCCAGAGGTGATGGTGCTTTGTGACCAGGTGGCTACCCAACAACAAAAATTCGATGCCTAGGAAGGAAACATTGCCGCCCTACAGGAGATGATTAACGTCATGAGGGCCACTCTGGCGGCCCAAGGGCTGCGAGTAGACTCACATGGCGAAGTATCGTCTAGGCAGCCAGCTGGCGTATCACCCGTGCACTCAGCTGCAGTGCCACCTGTTGACATAGTAGGTAAGCATCTCGAGCACCCGCTAATGTGGCGCAAGATCCATCAGCTGGCGTGCTGCCTGCGCACCCAGCTGGAGCTGGAGCCCCATCTGCGCCATAAGATCGTGGCAAGAGCAAAATCGATGGCAACCCTGCTCTGGGGCAAAACAAGGCTCGTCGAGCCCGCAAACACAACAAGGCCTCGAGGCTAGCAAACAAGGATAAATAACAAGGTGCTCGAGGACATCACCAGGACGCCAGCACCTGTGGAGGCCAGGGCATTCCACCTAGACACCAAGATGAACTGTGCTAGGCTTGGAGGTGGTGTCCCCCCAGCACCTCGCCAACCTTGTAGAAACCTTAGTCAAGAGGCCAACAAGAGGAATGTCTCCATTAACCGAAGACAAGACCTCATCATCTCAATTAATATTGAAAATATCAAATCCGACGGGGAAACCGAAGTAGGATATCTCGAGGACAGTGGTTGCCATTGAGGTCAATCAGACCTACGAGATGAATTAAATGCTTGTAGGGGTAAATTAGCTCCCAGAGGAAACCCTGAGAGGAGAGATCAGCTAGATCTCTGGGACAATCTTAATGTCTGAAAGACAGAACACTCGACACAGAGTGCCAATCAAGACCGCGACCCACTCCGCGTAGAATTGGAGAGTTTAGGAAGGATTATGCTGAGGATGCCCGAAGACAAGGCCATGACTTCAACTTAGAGGATGAGGATGGGGAGCCGTGTCCTCCCCACATTGTGGAAGCCTCGTTACCACGTGGCTTCAAGATGCCAGCCATCATGTCTTATGATGGCATCACGGATCCCACCGATCATTTGTTGAAGTTCAATCAATTGACGTCGGTGCATCATGTCTCTGAGGACGCAAAGTGCTATGTGCTCCCGTTGACCTTGATGGGATCGGcagatgagtggttcaagaagcacaaaCCGGGGTC from Humulus lupulus chromosome 5, drHumLupu1.1, whole genome shotgun sequence encodes the following:
- the LOC133779951 gene encoding subtilisin-like protease SBT3.7 — translated: SGIWPESQSFNDNGLGPVPSRWKGCESGKNFDPAKHCNRKIIGARWFINGFLAGYGLPLNSSGLIEYFSPRDANGHGTQTASTAAGSFVGNVSYKGLANGTARGGAPNARVAVYKVCWNVPGTGCSSADILKAFDKAIHDGVDILSLLIGSWIPIYSSVDERDGISIGSFHAVAKGIIVVCAAGNSGPSALTVNNIAPWILSVAANSIDRAFLTRITLGNNQSFMGETLLTRTEIGMTGLVSRV